A region of Lycium barbarum isolate Lr01 chromosome 1, ASM1917538v2, whole genome shotgun sequence DNA encodes the following proteins:
- the LOC132613025 gene encoding putative pentatricopeptide repeat-containing protein At5g37570, whose protein sequence is MICKNYIGFAFLYTDQLLKSLTNTANLVPIKLHHLQHYAHYSSSPFLPVSQIIVEVIHAKKIKDGSAQNSSISNYILNLCTKSNHLAYAQKLFDEIPQRDVRTWTILISGFAQLGCNGNALWLFIKMQKEGIVIPNEFTLSSVLKCCSSVSNGLRLGKSIHGWMITNAVDLDVALENAFLDLYVKCEALDYAKRFFELMVDKNVVSWNIMLAGYSGTEDMERSVKLFKRMPEKDVSSWNTIIDGLLQRGFERDALKLLREMTLDGPSFNEVTFSISLALMSSLRNLELGRQIHGKVRRLFIYEDTLVRASLIDMYCKCGQMEKASRIFQELRQGIGEVQHSHSVPWSTIISGYIHNGMLKDALEGFSSMVRDQLEVDVFTLSSILSVSANSGLPELGRQIHGYVQKLGHIWDIFLVSAIIDMYAKCGKLDSARLFFEQTQIRNIVVWTTMINSYGIHGKGADAVQLFEFMLNQRIAPNEVSFISVLTACGHAGLVKEGCKYFRLMKQVSGIKPGVEHFSCMVDLFGRAGCLEEAYDFIHENGISNMSEVWKVLLSSCLVHKNVKMARHVSEKLLQLQPSEHSPYILLSNTCSDNEDWNEASKLRGLMQERKVTKLPGQSWT, encoded by the coding sequence ATGATATGCAAGAACTACATAGGCTTTGCTTTCCTTTACACTGATCAACTTCTAAAATCTTTAACTAATACTGCAAATCTAGTTCCCATAAAGCTTCATCATCTTCAACACTATGCACATTATTCTTCCTCACCCTTCCTTCCAGTATCCCAAATCATTGTTGAAGTAATTCATGCCAAGAAAATCAAAGATGGGTCTGCTCAGAACTCATCTATCAGTAACTACATTTTGAATCTTTGCACAAAAAGTAACCATTTAGCCTATGCACAGAAACTGTTTGATGAAATTCCTCAAAGAGATGTTCGAACGTGGACGATACTCATATCAGGTTTTGCTCAACTTGGGTGTAATGGAAATGCATTATGGTTGTTTATTAAGATGCAAAAAGAGGGTATTGTTATTCCTAATGAGTTCACTTTATCTAGTGTTTTGAAGTGTTGTTCTAGTGTTAGTAATGGGCTTAGATTAGGTAAGTCTATACATGGTTGGATGATTACTAATGCAGTTGATTTGGATGTTGCTTTGGAAAATGCTTTCCTTGATCTTTATGTCAAATGTGAGGCTTTGGATTACGCGAAACGGTTCTTTGAATTGATGGTTGATAAAAATGTGGTTTCTTGGAATATAATGCTGGCGGGATATTCGGGTACGGAAGATATGGAGAGAAGTGTGAAGCTATTTAAAAGGATGCCTGAAAAGGATGTTTCGAGTTGGAATACAATCATCGATGGACTTTTGCAACGTGGGTTTGAACGGGATGCCCTTAAGCTCCTACGTGAAATGACCTTAGATGGGCCCTCTTTTAATGAGGTTACGTTTTCTATATCATTAGCGTTGATGTCTTCGCTTAGGAATCTTGAATTAGGGAGGCAAATCCATGGTAAAGTGAGGAGATTGTTCATATACGAAGACACGCTTGTAAGGGCCTCGTTAATTGATATGTATTGTAAATGCGGTCAAATGGAGAAGGCTTCTAGGATTTTCCAAGAATTGCGTCAAGGTATTGGTGAAGTCCAACATTCACACTCTGTTCCGTGGAGTACAATTATATCAGGTTATATTCACAATGGCATGCTGAAAGATGCTTTAGAAGGTTTTAGCTCCATGGTACGTGATCAATTAGAAGTTGATGTTTTTACACTGTCAAGCATTCTTAGTGTTTCTGCAAATAGTGGACTTCCGGAACTTGGTAGGCAGATTCATGGCTATGTCCAAAAACTTGGACACATATGGGACATATTTTTGGTTTCAGCAATTATTGACATGTATGCCAAATGTGGAAAGTTAGATTCTGCTCGGTTGTTTTTTGAGCAAACCCAAATTCGGAATATTGTGGTGTGGACTACTATGATAAACAGTTACGGTATACATGGAAAAGGAGCAGACGCTGTTCAGCTATTTGAGTTTATGCTGAATCAGAGGATTGCACCGAATGAAGTAAGTTTCATTAGTGTTTTAACTGCATGTGGTCATGCAGGTTTGGTGAAAGAAGGATGCAAGTATTTTAGGTTGATGAAACAAGTTTCTGGAATCAAGCCTGGTGTTGAACATTTCTCTTGTATGGTTGATCTTTTTGGCCGAGCAGGTTGTTTAGAGGAAGCTTATGATTTCATTCATGAGAATGGCATCTCTAACATGTCTGAAGTTTGGAAGGTACTCTTATCTTCTTGCTTGGTGCACAAAAATGTAAAGATGGCGAGACATGTTTCTGAGAAATTGCTACAACTTCAGCCTAGTGAACACAGCCCTTACATCTTGTTGTCAAATACTTGTTCAGACAATGAAGATTGGAATGAAGCATCGAAATTAAGGGGTTTGATGCAGGAAAGGAAAGTTACGAAACTTCCGGGTCAATCATGGACTTAG